A genomic window from Candidatus Komeilibacteria bacterium CG_4_10_14_0_2_um_filter_37_10 includes:
- a CDS encoding 50S ribosomal protein L32, which yields MTVPPKRRSSSARKRRASHHALTIASTHKCPKCGFAKLPHRACLNCGTYKNKEVIKIKSSLDKKKKK from the coding sequence ATGACTGTACCACCGAAAAGACGTAGTAGCAGTGCTAGAAAAAGACGAGCTTCGCATCACGCTTTAACAATAGCGAGCACTCACAAGTGCCCCAAGTGTGGTTTTGCCAAGCTACCACATCGAGCCTGTTTAAACTGCGGTACCTATAAAAACAAAGAAGTTATTAAAATTAAATCATCTTTAGATAAGAAAAAGAAGAAGTAG